From the genome of Plasmodium relictum strain SGS1 genome assembly, chromosome: 3:
attagaaaaatataaataaattatttttcttttatttgcacaaatgaatatttaatacatataaaatgTATTAGTGCTTTtacattaataaatatttaattttgttttttttgtttttttgaaatatatatttttaaaaaattaaaataaaattaaaaaaaaagtatatatatatatatagaactgaaataaaaaaatgatacctagtttaattaaatatataaaaagaatttccTTTAAATAATTGTGTATATGTATGTATAATAGCTTGAATTTACTATTTATTAGTTATTAAAgtaactttatatattttaatatttaacttttttcttttttataaataataaaaaagaattaatagaagtaaattttgaaaaaatataagaaaaaaaaaaaaaaatttttttttttattattttaatatatgtactaaaattaattttaaaaaatatattttaagaattacacttaaaattaataaaatcataatttatagtagaatttaaaataaaataagataaaatagTAACTATTCGTGTAactttaatcttttttttcattttcaaaaatgatctttaaaaaaattgacaaagaacttaaaaaaaagacCAAATTAATtagtaattaaaaatgaaatacaaGATTGAAAAATATCTAAAATggatataattaaaaaaaaaaaaaaaataaataaataaaaatataaaaaaaaacataaaaatgcATATGCACATATagaatacaaaaaatttaaagatatattattatagttgttatttgaaatatatataatgtttttttattttttacacaTTCTTCTttgtgtaattttttttattcatgtGAATGACACCAACTgcttaattaaaattaacaaggtaaatataatatatatatatatatgttttaaaaaatatatatcttaattttttactaatatatattcatacatatataaaatatatcttcTCTTTAAGGATATATGCTATATAAGCCAtacacttaaaaaaaaaaagataataccATTTACTCGTCCATTATATTCTAACAATGtatcaaaaaattatttagagataataaaaaaaaaattagaagacATAGGAATATTTGAAAGAGATATTGAAGAAATTTTTGTTAAAGGCACAGGAAAAGGTGGGCAGaaagtaaataaaacaaaCAATTGTGTtatgataaaatataataataatgaaagtaaaataattataaaatgccACAAATACAggtttaatataaaaaaaaaaaaattcttctttatatatatatatgtataaattcaaaatttgttataatttttctaatatttaaaatttaatagaaattttcatattttctaattttattacaatttatatattttttatttcttaaaagatgtttacaaaaaaatagaatatatgCAAGAGAATTGTTATATAATAAAGTATCCTCAATTAAAGACAAgattgaaaaagaaatttctTATCAAATAgaagtatataaaatataatcttattaaaaaaaaatatgtaaaaaaaagtttcattaattatatataatacatattttatcctatattttatttatttattaaatatggAATATCTATGTTTTTGTtaatagaaagaaaaaagaaaaacattaAAGCTAactgaaaaagaaaaaagcgcatcaataaattataaaaaaaggaaatcggaaataaaaaaggataGACAAAAAAACATAAAGTATGATGATATTATCTGAAAttctttctttatatattcacatttttcaaattttcttcttaatatgtaaaatttaaagaaaaagaagggaaatataatataaaaagagaaaaagaaaccttataatgtttatatttttttagtttttacattttgtttttattaattttttatttgttatatatatatatcatttattatattttatttattgtgCTTTATCATACttaatatttactttttttttgtatattttgaacGAATTTGCTgctattcattttttttttttattttatatattagtataattatatttcttaCTTTACAACATTAcgtaatattatttaaaatattataaaaagatataaaaataaaaatattagaagTAAAATAGTGTAAATTTGTATTTTagtttctatttttatttattctaaaCACAATCATgctatatgaaaaatataaaaaaaaaaaaaaatcttcaaaaatatttcaataaaaattttatttatttcacaAACAGAATcaagtaaataaaataggtattcagtttattttattaaaaatattttatgtatatatgaaATTTAATATTGCATTAAtgtaaaggaaaaaaatatttatattatttaaaatttttattgctgagcattattttatttttattttttttaagcatTAATcacataagaaaaaaattaaataaattataaataagtatatttaaaaagatattCATAAGAATATATTCTGATTGTAAAATTTAtcataaaaagaataattttatattacttttaaaaactttttatattttaatatataattttttacaactattttatattttaatttcatatactttatttttatttttttattaatttaatttgtatttcattttattttattttattttattttattttattttattttactttattttattttattttattttatttattttttttcattttatttttttttatttcattttattttttttttttcattttattttatttcatatatattttttttttttttttgttttaataagtaaaatttatgtatataattttgTGAGAAAATTTTCACATCTTTTTGaaaagctttttttttttttttgtttaatcaTTTTAAATTAACTTTAAGATTAAGGAATgttatcaaaataaaataaaactaattataaagaaataaaattattaaaataggCATTAGAGAgcagaaaatttaaaagtcCTACAcgtttaaatatatatcaaaaaaaacagaaaaagactttaaaattaaattatatattaaaaaagtgaaaataaataaaagatatattacagggaattaaaaaaaatatttaacaaaACACCATTAAAAAggattaaaaattataattaacaaaaaaatataagaataataaaaggaaattatatttaaaaatatataacaaaattttaCCAAGAAAATAGAATACAATATAGGTGGTATATGCAAAGATTGTCCAAAAGAGCAAAATACAAAATTTGAAAGATGAATGAAGAAGTAGAAAAAAGCttaaacaataataaaaatcgaaaaaattcttatgatataaatatatacaacaTAAAAAAGGAAGATGTTATTATTCaagaaaatatgaatataaatagtAAGTCATCAATTAACATTTATGACAATGAtcaagtaaatatatatattgaaaatagtgatttaaataagaaaGTATACAATTGTTATACATGTAATATACAAATAtacaatttttctttttttcgcTATCATTTCAAATCAGAATGGCATAAATATAAtcttaaaagaaaattattaaatttaaattctgTGAATGAACTAacttttaatgaaaaagttaaaaatttaaaaaaaagtcaagaagaaaaggaagaaaaagagaatactaatcataaaaaaaatagtaataataataaaaaaaaaaaagaaaaaaaaagcagTATAGAATTTTataaccaaaaaaaaattaataatagcACTAgtaatttacataaaattaaatatgcaACAAAGGAAGATatcttattaaaaaaaaatgtaaagtACGATAATCCATTAGTCTGTTTTTTCGATAATAGAATTTTTAATAGtattgaagaaaatataaaacacATGAATGATGATCATACCTTTTTTATTCCTGATGAAAAATATGTAACTGATCTTAAAAAAGTGATTTTAACAATagggaaaaaaatatatgaagaaaatatgtgtatttattgttttaaatattctaaaTGTGTGAAATCTATTCAAGCTCATATGATATGTAAAAGTCACACAAAAATTCATGAagatttttttgtttttattgaaaaatattatgatttttcaaaaacatatgttgatttattaaataaatatattcataacAAAGAAGACAAGGAAGAAATTCTTTATCTtctacacaaaaaaaaaaaaaaggagatTACTTCAAAACAACATGTAGATGAACAACACATAAATAAAGAGAATAACGAAATAGATTCATtggaacaaaaaaaaaaaaaaaataatagtaaaaataatgatttaataaaaaatgaagtaaaaataaacaacgaaaatgataaaatacaAAGTTCTGAGTTTGAAAAGAAACCTAGTGAACAATATATTGTAGATAATGATGAAAGTGATAGCATTACacatattaattataaaaataatgatttaaattcAAACTACGATAAAAATActgataataataacagtaataaatatagaaaaagtaTTAGTGAAATAGATAATGATGCATCTGATGATTTTAAAGTAAAAGAAGAAGATTTAAGTAAAAACTTAAATTATGATACTATTTATGAAGTTCTTGAACAATTTGGTTATAGTAAACCAGAAGTAAATGAATACAATAATTTAGTTTTACCAGATGGATCAGAAGcaataaatagaaaaattgcatatatatttaaacaaAAGTTACCATTAGAAAATAGAACAAAATGTGATAAAATAGacgtattaaaaaaaaaagaaaactcTCTCCAATATcgtaaatataaatattatattgattatattaaaaaatataatttaaatttaaatttgaaGACTAATAACCTAAATAAGTTTTATAAAAGtgattctattttttttttataattattctaatttttaaattattacaaagagtattaatatatatatcattattttattatttgtacttaattttttctcttttttttttctcattttgcAAATTGtacaaaaaagaatattccatattaaaaaaaaaaaaaaaaaaaaattgttggGTCATAATTTATGTAgtgaattttatataaaattatacatttttcatatttaaaaaaaaaaaaaaagataataaaaataagagaattaacaaaaaataaatgaatgaATGATTTATGTTCTTTATACAAAAACCAGAAtatttgtataaataaatacatgaataatttaatgaTATTTGCAAATCATAAATgttgtatttatttaaaatgtagtacaataaaaaaaaaaaaaaaaaaagagtataAAAtggaatataaaattaatataataaaaaatctctttttttttttttaaagaaatatttacaactattttttagaaattgtaaataatattattttaaagtttttttatttaagaaaaaaatatttttacataaattctgttaaatttattttttctaattaagAATGAAAGTATACtcttaattatttattatttttttttttattttattttttttttttttttataaattttcaatttgtttttattacaaaatgcctttgtaatatttttgtacataaaatcataattttttttaatttctacaAAACGTTAGCCCAtgttaataatttttgtattattagaTTTTTAGCTGAATTGAAATATTCTTCTCTTGTTatccatttatttttattataaaaaagtacTTTTCCGTATTTTTTGCAACCTAAATATGAAGCCATATCAGACATTCTTATttgtttaatattaattttaacatTTTCGCTATagtttttacttttaattatatGCATTAATTCCATATGCAACCGTTCACGCATATTAATGCAGTTAGAAACTCCAccaattaaaataatattatttaagaaattttttcttaaatctATTGGGCATGAACAGACAGATTCAAAAGTTATTTGATTTAATGATATAATGTTTTGTTTATAAAAGTTTCCTGGTAAATGAGCTAGAAATTCAGGCtgaaaataaatttcatGACTTAATATTTCTGCTTTAGGgtcaatatataaattactaTAAGGTATTCTATATGGTTTAGATAACCCATTACATTCAGtagttattttaatattactgTCTATATCTAGACTTACATAGctatttaattctttataattcTGAATAAGTATGTAATCAATATAATTATCGTTTATCTTAACAAAATTggaaatatatttacttattAAGTAACCTCCTATTTCACAATTTCTCATACTATCAAAGAAAATACCATGATTTTCAGCAACTGGAACTATTCTACTACCACATTCTCCTAAATCAATAACGAGAGcttcacaaaaaaaaaaaaaaaaaatacatgaatataaatattagaaaataaacGGAAAGCAATTTCTGAATGGAAAAAATATAGGTGCTTAGTTTTTTGAACCTGTTTTTAATCCATAATAATAAGATGCTGCTaaagaattataaattaatgatattgataaaaaattatgatttttAAAAGCCCAACTTAATAAATTTGATATAAATAGCTTTTCAATTGTTTCAGGAATCACaactaataaattataatcattcgtctttatatttaatttctatcataaaaaaaaaaaaaatgaataaataaatgaaataaaaagtataaaattttaagtatTTAATCATcttacatttatttattaatgtgaagaaaatgtatttaagttttttttttcaataaataaaaagtatataattCATACATTTAAAAGGTAATTATATGTTTCAAATAGATCAGTAAAGCTATTTTTGCTTAAAGGATGTCTAGGATCAGCAAAAATCATTTTAACATTAAGTAACTTATCATCTAAATAACAtttgtaattattatttttatctaaaatttattcatttttattattattattattattatttttttttttaatttattattattattttatttaattttttctttagaaCCTAAACTTTCATctgaaattttttcttttctatcAACTTTGATGTTTGCATATTTAATTAGTATATAATCTTCAATAGCTTCATCACCAAactacatttttatttttaatatttttttttcaatatatatatatataatttaatatatacatttttatattaagcactttatcaaaataataaattttttacatcatatatattttttttatacttttataattttcgaATTTACAAAAGTTTTTCTGTAGGAAAAATAACcacataataatttaaaaataaaaaagaatatagaaaagataaagaaaagaaaataataaaatgtacTCTATATATAGACAAGGGATTTGAAATTTTGGAAAATCATCATTTGCAAACCCAATTTTTATCATcctatgtaaaaaaaaaaaaaaatatctatatatatatacaaatgttttatatagttgtattatataattttgaaattataaaactttttttgtCTAAGTgattctaaaaaaatttatgcaaatttttttttttaaacaaccAAGAACCAGGGtctaaaattataattggtataaattctttttctttatattccattttcttaattttttagaaGAAGAATGTTCCCTCTTCATAATAAAACGGTAGATATATATGACTAATAAAgtctataaaatataaaaaatatatttttctcttaAATATAACtattgtttatatttttctcttaTTATATGcatgttattattattttagttattctttattatacttaaaagtaaataataaatgaatttatttaataattatgttAGATTATAAAAGATCTACATAttagaaaacaaaaaaaaaagaaaaaatttagcATAATGCTTtatactttatatatatatgtgcatacatttattatttttttaaaattatttgaattttacattttatgaaataattaattttatattaattaaattccttttttttattatttttaatgctTGATATAGAATAATAATCTTCATTCAAATAAAACTCAAATTGTCAAAAATTACaagttaataatataatttcaaAGAAAGTAATATGTTTATTACCTATAAaaaggatttttttttttttttttaaatttatgaaTCAAAAAGTAGGATAATTTTAGAGAGatgatttatttaatatttgttAGAactaattatttcattttaaaaaatacaatgtTCCATTTTAtcttcatataaaaaaatatatcttaaatatgaaatttaaacaaatataataaattcatatatgtatatatataaatatatttaatttaaaaaggtaatgcaaaaaatttacaagacaaaatgaaatataaaaatcatttatttaaaaaaagtaataggAAAATATAAAGACGTTAACATATATGCATACACATATACATACACATGCACATACAAGTTTCTTTTGTACTCTACAATAGTTTTTATAAAGATAGTGAAGTTATTACATGAACTTAAATTTacgaataaaaaaaatatttaaaattttattaaagaatattcaaataatttttttttttttttcatttttatttcattttcttatttaaacaaaatatatattaattgtttttattttaatttaaattttattttgtacttgaaaataacataaaattaagcattattaatttttgcaTACCTCATCTTTcgtttatataaaaataaaacaacttttatagtatatatataaatatatatatatttatattttgaaaaaaaatgttcgagcttattaaatatttttcaaaatttttgtCTACTTATAGCTCATTTAGCTATTTAATAAATGTGCACGCTCATAATTTAGtagatataataaaacaataaagcaaattttaaatttacttccaatattttttttttttaataaatagtaaaaaaaaatttttttttatatatacaaagtCTATGCCCAATAAGGGTAAAAAACTATTTATACGaataagaaattttatttcatattcAAACGTAAATGAATCaattatcaaaattatatttctttcCAGTATCTTCAAATGCTGAAAAAACTTGAGCACTAACTTCTCCATGCCTTTCAAGAAATTTCGTAAATTCTGATGCATCAGAaaatcttatattttttagtgAGAGatcatcaaaaaaataatatatattttgtaaatatattaataatgttGCTTCTGCTATAATAACGTTAAGATAATAGGTAAGATATGGTAGAAGAGATATAAACTTTTCGTGTTTGTCCTTATAACTATTTGAAATGCGTTGTCTATATCTATCATCATACATAAAACATTCTATTAATTCTTTAGAAATGAGtgttttgtaatttttactaaaattcatatatatatgttcttGCACATCATTCATGTGATCCTGAAAATAACTTTTTACTTGACTTAAATCTCTTTTAAAATCTTTAGAACTAGAACTTTGTATGTGAATATCCAAAATTTCTAAGGTTGTGCTTATTGCcgataaataataattaaaaaatatactataAGAAAATAAACCTGAATCACAgaataattcattttcacGAGCTTGGttaaaaagtaatttaaTGTATGAAGTAAAatcttcatttatatatttcaagtTATCCTTAACaccttttaaatataatgataaattttctttttcgcTTTCAACCCATTTAGGATCCCTTTTC
Proteins encoded in this window:
- a CDS encoding peptide chain release factor 2, putative, with amino-acid sequence MFFYFLHILLCVIFFIHVNDTNCLIKINKDICYISHTLKKKKIIPFTRPLYSNNVSKNYLEIIKKKLEDIGIFERDIEEIFVKGTGKGGQKVNKTNNCVMIKYNNNESKIIIKCHKYRCLQKNRIYARELLYNKVSSIKDKIEKEISYQIEKEKRKTLKLTEKEKSASINYKKRKSEIKKDRQKNIKYDDII
- a CDS encoding zinc finger protein, putative codes for the protein MNEEVEKSLNNNKNRKNSYDINIYNIKKEDVIIQENMNINSKSSINIYDNDQVNIYIENSDLNKKVYNCYTCNIQIYNFSFFRYHFKSEWHKYNLKRKLLNLNSVNELTFNEKVKNLKKSQEEKEEKENTNHKKNSNNNKKKKEKKSSIEFYNQKKINNSTSNLHKIKYATKEDILLKKNVKYDNPLVCFFDNRIFNSIEENIKHMNDDHTFFIPDEKYVTDLKKVILTIGKKIYEENMCIYCFKYSKCVKSIQAHMICKSHTKIHEDFFVFIEKYYDFSKTYVDLLNKYIHNKEDKEEILYLLHKKKKKEITSKQHVDEQHINKENNEIDSLEQKKKKNNSKNNDLIKNEVKINNENDKIQSSEFEKKPSEQYIVDNDESDSITHINYKNNDLNSNYDKNTDNNNSNKYRKSISEIDNDASDDFKVKEEDLSKNLNYDTIYEVLEQFGYSKPEVNEYNNLVLPDGSEAINRKIAYIFKQKLPLENRTKCDKIDVLKKKENSLQYRKYKYYIDYIKKYNLNLNLKTNNLNKFYKSDSIFFL
- the ALP5b gene encoding actin-like protein, putative, yielding MEYKEKEFIPIIILDPGSWMIKIGFANDDFPKFQIPCLYIEKTFVNSKIIKFGDEAIEDYILIKYANIKVDRKEKISDESLDDKLLNVKMIFADPRHPLSKNSFTDLFETYNYLLNKLNIKTNDYNLLVVIPETIEKLFISNLLSWAFKNHNFLSISLIYNSLAASYYYGLKTGECGSRIVPVAENHGIFFDSMRNCEIGGYLISKYISNFVKINDNYIDYILIQNYKELNSYVSLDIDSNIKITTECNGLSKPYRIPYSNLYIDPKAEILSHEIYFQPEFLAHLPGNFYKQNIISLNQITFESVCSCPIDLRKNFLNNIILIGGVSNCINMRERLHMELMHIIKSKNYSENVKINIKQIRMSDMASYLGCKKYGKVLFYNKNKWITREEYFNSAKNLIIQKLLTWANVL